The Nitratidesulfovibrio sp. genome has a window encoding:
- a CDS encoding NAD(P)-dependent oxidoreductase, with protein MKITFFGGAGFLGSHVCDKLSDAGHEVTIVDLRPSPYLRGDQRMVVGNVLDEAAVDAAIAGADAVFNFAGIADIGEANRKPVDTARINVLGNVILLEACRKAKVARYVFASSLYVYGKSGGFYRCSKQACELYIENYQAMHGLDYTILRYGSLYGPRADRRNAINRFVAEALETGAITYYGSPTALREYIHVEDAALCTVEVLKPEYANENIVLTGNQPMRVGDLFKMIGEMLGKELNVAYQHDPNSGHYQVTPYAFMPKVGKKLVPNLTTDLGQGVLRVMEEVHRELHPDMHNVGGYLLPREE; from the coding sequence ATGAAAATCACCTTTTTCGGCGGGGCCGGGTTCCTCGGCTCCCACGTCTGCGACAAGCTTTCCGACGCCGGGCACGAAGTCACCATCGTGGACCTGCGCCCCTCGCCCTACCTGCGGGGCGACCAGCGCATGGTTGTCGGCAACGTCCTTGACGAGGCCGCCGTGGACGCCGCCATCGCCGGGGCCGACGCCGTGTTCAACTTTGCGGGCATCGCCGACATCGGCGAGGCCAACCGCAAGCCCGTGGATACCGCGCGCATCAACGTGCTGGGCAACGTCATCCTGCTGGAAGCCTGCCGCAAGGCCAAGGTTGCCCGCTACGTGTTCGCCAGCTCGCTGTACGTGTACGGCAAGTCCGGCGGGTTCTACCGGTGCAGCAAGCAGGCCTGCGAACTGTACATCGAAAACTATCAGGCCATGCACGGGCTGGATTACACCATCCTGCGCTACGGCTCGCTGTACGGCCCCCGCGCCGACCGCCGTAACGCCATCAACCGCTTTGTGGCAGAGGCGCTGGAAACCGGGGCCATCACCTACTACGGCAGCCCCACCGCCCTGCGCGAATACATCCACGTGGAAGACGCCGCCCTGTGCACCGTGGAAGTGCTGAAGCCCGAATACGCCAACGAGAACATCGTGCTCACCGGCAACCAGCCCATGCGCGTGGGCGACCTGTTCAAGATGATCGGCGAAATGCTGGGCAAGGAACTGAACGTCGCCTACCAGCACGACCCCAACAGCGGCCACTACCAGGTCACGCCCTATGCCTTCATGCCCAAGGTGGGCAAGAAACTGGTGCCCAACCTGACCACCGACCTCGGCCAGGGCGTGCTGCGCGTGATGGAAGAAGTACACCGCGAACTGCACCCCGACATGCACAACGTGGGCGGCTACCTGCTGCCCCGCGAGGAGTAG
- a CDS encoding acyltransferase, translating into MPTPHMPRMPDMSRLATIAEELWLSLFAWIPTVIGVGARLVAWQPLFCHCGRVRFGQSLTMQGCRNIALADGVRIGKGCHLYARTGALEMGENAALNINVVVDADGGHIRMGAHVTVGPGTVIRAANHNFDRTDVPIMFQGHEYGEVTIEDDVWIAANCTITPGVHIGRGAVVGAGAVVTKDVEPYTVVGGVPAKPLRKRGVHERAATPPEA; encoded by the coding sequence ATGCCTACGCCGCACATGCCGCGCATGCCCGACATGTCGCGCCTTGCCACCATTGCCGAGGAACTCTGGCTGTCCCTGTTCGCGTGGATTCCCACCGTCATCGGGGTGGGCGCGCGTCTTGTCGCGTGGCAGCCGCTGTTCTGCCACTGCGGCCGGGTACGCTTCGGCCAGTCGCTGACGATGCAGGGGTGCCGCAACATCGCGCTGGCCGACGGCGTGCGCATCGGCAAGGGCTGCCACCTGTACGCCCGCACCGGCGCACTGGAGATGGGCGAAAACGCGGCCCTGAACATCAACGTGGTGGTGGACGCCGACGGCGGGCACATCCGCATGGGCGCTCACGTCACCGTGGGTCCCGGCACGGTCATCCGTGCGGCCAACCACAACTTCGACCGCACCGACGTGCCCATCATGTTCCAGGGGCACGAGTACGGCGAGGTGACCATAGAGGACGACGTGTGGATTGCGGCCAACTGCACCATCACCCCCGGCGTGCATATCGGGCGCGGGGCCGTGGTGGGGGCCGGGGCCGTGGTGACCAAAGACGTGGAGCCGTACACCGTGGTGGGCGGCGTGCCCGCGAAACCGCTGCGCAAGCGCGGCGTGCATGAGCGGGCGGCCACGCCTCCGGAAGCCTAG
- a CDS encoding glycosyltransferase yields the protein MTAPRRCIVIPAIKKNAVIPDQLVKRLAGVTLIQRAIDTARSVAEAADIVVVTDSQEIALVCERNGVRHHYNAALRFTSLDIVRELRGVLEELAATYPYLVIYRASCPLLTGHDIDDAFDRFRNEGADVLVTVKSIRQRVWEKRDGSLDAILADEGPEDGADDRPDEGADVDATMPDHSSGTRPSPSREVYVESKALVMLRATALAPGATARVMPYFLNDRAIEINSYQDWWLCEKLLERRHIVFVVAGYPAIGMGHVFRALMLAHEISDHKITFLCTRDSELAVKNIAARDYRTYIQHADDLGPGLAPGLASGLAQDVLRLAPDLVVNDILDTDADYMLRLKAAGVRTVNFEDEGPGASHADLVVNALYEEKHEDPRLLYGHRYFCLRDEFIAGERNPFRPRPRRVLVTFGGTDHSDFTRRTLNIIEPLCRERGIAISIVAGPGYAHREAMQAHVDALNSPLVEFTHATNVMSRKMEGADIAICSAGRTVYELAHMRVPAIVMAHHEREARHTFARARNGFAYLGVMHPFREGALRRAFTRMLDEDFRRTLHQRMQRLDFTRNKAGVVARIGALLAPAQGGATPRRPSYIDELPFGPDFDLRSALIEQSPSVEGNVAATGASSNSPDSPLSGAPVASDAAGSPHGDSA from the coding sequence ATGACCGCCCCCCGGCGCTGCATCGTCATTCCCGCCATCAAGAAAAACGCGGTCATCCCCGACCAGCTGGTAAAACGGCTGGCCGGGGTGACCCTGATCCAGCGCGCCATCGACACGGCCCGGTCCGTGGCAGAGGCGGCGGACATCGTGGTGGTCACCGACAGCCAGGAAATCGCCCTGGTCTGCGAACGCAACGGTGTGCGCCACCACTACAACGCCGCGCTGCGCTTCACCTCGCTGGACATCGTGCGCGAACTGCGCGGCGTGCTGGAAGAACTGGCCGCCACCTACCCGTACCTGGTCATCTACCGGGCCAGTTGCCCGCTGCTGACCGGACACGACATCGACGACGCCTTCGACCGCTTCCGGAACGAGGGCGCGGACGTGCTGGTGACGGTGAAAAGCATCCGCCAGCGGGTGTGGGAAAAGCGCGACGGAAGCCTGGACGCCATTCTGGCGGATGAAGGTCCGGAAGATGGGGCGGATGACAGGCCGGATGAGGGGGCCGACGTGGACGCCACCATGCCGGACCATTCCTCCGGCACCCGCCCCTCCCCCAGCCGCGAAGTCTACGTGGAAAGCAAGGCGCTGGTCATGCTGCGCGCAACCGCCCTTGCCCCCGGCGCCACCGCGCGGGTGATGCCCTATTTCCTCAACGACCGGGCCATCGAGATCAACAGCTACCAGGACTGGTGGCTGTGCGAAAAGCTGCTGGAGCGGCGGCACATCGTGTTCGTGGTGGCGGGGTACCCGGCCATCGGCATGGGGCACGTGTTCCGCGCCCTGATGCTGGCCCACGAGATTTCCGACCACAAGATCACCTTCCTGTGCACCCGCGACAGCGAACTGGCGGTGAAGAACATCGCCGCGCGCGACTACCGCACCTACATCCAGCACGCCGACGACCTTGGCCCCGGACTCGCACCCGGGCTCGCCTCCGGGCTCGCTCAAGACGTGCTGCGCCTGGCGCCGGACCTGGTGGTCAACGACATTCTGGACACCGACGCGGACTACATGCTGCGCCTGAAGGCCGCCGGGGTGCGCACCGTGAACTTCGAGGACGAAGGCCCCGGCGCATCCCACGCCGACCTTGTGGTCAACGCCCTGTACGAGGAAAAGCACGAAGACCCGCGCCTGCTCTACGGCCACCGTTACTTCTGCCTGCGCGACGAATTCATCGCTGGCGAACGCAACCCGTTCCGGCCCCGGCCCCGGCGGGTGCTGGTCACCTTTGGCGGCACCGACCATTCCGACTTCACCCGGCGCACCCTGAACATCATAGAACCCCTGTGCCGCGAGCGGGGCATCGCCATCAGCATCGTGGCCGGGCCGGGCTACGCCCACCGCGAGGCCATGCAGGCACACGTGGACGCCCTGAACTCGCCGCTGGTGGAATTCACCCACGCCACCAACGTCATGTCGCGCAAGATGGAAGGGGCGGACATCGCCATCTGTTCCGCCGGGCGCACCGTGTACGAACTGGCGCACATGCGCGTGCCCGCCATCGTCATGGCCCATCACGAACGCGAGGCGCGCCACACCTTTGCCCGTGCCCGCAACGGCTTCGCCTACCTCGGCGTCATGCATCCCTTCCGCGAAGGGGCGCTGCGCCGGGCCTTCACGCGCATGCTGGACGAAGACTTTCGCCGCACCCTGCACCAGCGCATGCAGCGGCTGGACTTTACCCGCAACAAGGCCGGGGTGGTGGCGCGCATCGGCGCGCTGCTGGCCCCCGCGCAAGGCGGTGCCACGCCGCGCAGGCCGTCGTACATCGACGAATTGCCCTTTGGCCCGGACTTCGACCTGCGCAGCGCGCTCATCGAGCAATCTCCGTCCGTCGAAGGGAACGTGGCCGCCACCGGCGCATCCTCCAATTCCCCCGACTCCCCGCTTTCGGGTGCGCCCGTGGCGTCAGACGCAGCAGGCTCACCCCACGGAGACTCCGCATGA
- a CDS encoding aldolase/citrate lyase family protein: MITARDIREKMRRGEATIGTWMQIPSTDVAEILGRSGYDWVAVDLEHAAFTRSQLPDAFRAIELGGAAPFARVAEATLTDIKASLDSGARGLIFPMIETREQLDAAIGWALYPRTDGPSGIRGVGYCRANLFGREFAPYVNETARDTLFVAQIEHIRAVDNLDAILSHPRLDAIMVGPYDLSGSMGLTAQFDHPDFLAALDRIAAAARAHDVPMGLHIVQPDTADLARRIGEGYRFIAWCIDAVFLYRNCACPPAGGAA; this comes from the coding sequence ATGATCACCGCACGCGACATTCGGGAAAAAATGCGCCGGGGCGAAGCCACCATCGGCACCTGGATGCAGATTCCTTCCACCGACGTGGCCGAAATCCTTGGCCGGTCCGGCTACGACTGGGTGGCCGTGGACCTGGAGCACGCCGCCTTCACCCGCAGCCAGCTGCCCGACGCATTCCGCGCCATCGAGCTTGGCGGGGCCGCGCCCTTTGCCCGCGTGGCCGAGGCGACCCTGACCGACATCAAGGCGTCGCTGGATTCCGGCGCGCGGGGCCTGATCTTTCCCATGATCGAAACCCGCGAGCAGCTTGACGCCGCCATCGGCTGGGCGCTGTACCCCCGCACCGACGGTCCTTCGGGCATACGCGGCGTGGGCTACTGCCGGGCCAACCTGTTTGGCCGCGAGTTCGCGCCCTACGTGAACGAAACCGCCCGCGACACCCTGTTCGTGGCGCAGATCGAGCACATCCGCGCGGTGGACAACCTGGATGCCATCCTGTCCCATCCGCGCCTGGACGCCATCATGGTGGGGCCGTACGACCTTTCCGGCTCCATGGGGCTTACCGCACAGTTCGACCACCCGGACTTTCTGGCCGCGCTGGACCGCATAGCCGCTGCCGCGCGCGCCCACGACGTGCCCATGGGCCTGCACATCGTGCAGCCCGACACGGCGGACCTTGCGCGCCGCATCGGCGAAGGCTACCGGTTCATCGCGTGGTGCATCGATGCGGTGTTCCTCTATCGCAATTGCGCCTGCCCGCCTGCCGGTGGCGCGGCGTAG
- a CDS encoding N-acetylneuraminate synthase family protein, translating into MRLTEIFSTKPVCARSAGIQRPYIIAEAGVNHEGSMDIARRLVDEACAGGAHAIKFQTYKASTLASKDSPAYWDTTKEPTKSQFELFTRHDKFWKGEFEALKKHCDSAGIEFMSTPFDVESAKFLNDMMDVYKISSSDITNKPFIEFLCGFGKPIILSTGAAHLHEIAEAVEWIEAKGNPLALLHCVLNYPTDDVNAALGMIPALRQHFPQHVIGYSDHTLPRDMKVLEVATLLGARILEKHFTHDKTLPGNDHYHAMDKDDLAHFNASLDRILPMVGPFTISALESEAPARRNARRSLVAARPIAAGTVITRDDLTWKRPAHGVSPREIDAVLGKRARADIEEDTVLQWSHLE; encoded by the coding sequence ATGCGCCTGACCGAAATATTCAGCACCAAGCCTGTATGCGCACGCAGCGCGGGCATCCAGCGTCCGTACATCATTGCCGAAGCGGGCGTGAACCACGAGGGCAGCATGGACATTGCCCGGCGTCTGGTGGACGAGGCCTGCGCGGGCGGCGCGCACGCCATCAAGTTCCAGACGTACAAGGCGTCCACGCTGGCGTCCAAGGATTCCCCGGCCTACTGGGACACCACCAAGGAGCCGACCAAGAGCCAGTTCGAGCTGTTTACCCGGCACGACAAGTTCTGGAAGGGCGAGTTCGAGGCGCTGAAGAAGCACTGCGACAGCGCGGGCATCGAATTCATGTCCACGCCGTTCGACGTGGAGTCGGCCAAGTTTCTGAACGACATGATGGACGTGTACAAGATCTCGTCGTCGGACATCACCAACAAGCCGTTCATCGAGTTCCTGTGCGGGTTCGGCAAGCCCATCATCCTGTCCACGGGCGCGGCGCACCTGCACGAGATCGCCGAGGCCGTGGAGTGGATAGAGGCCAAGGGCAACCCGCTGGCCCTGCTGCACTGCGTGCTGAACTACCCCACGGACGACGTGAACGCCGCGCTGGGCATGATTCCGGCGCTGCGCCAGCACTTTCCGCAGCATGTCATCGGCTACTCGGACCACACCCTGCCCCGCGACATGAAGGTGCTGGAAGTGGCCACCCTGCTCGGCGCGCGCATCCTTGAAAAGCACTTCACCCACGACAAGACCCTGCCCGGCAACGACCACTACCACGCCATGGACAAGGACGATCTGGCGCACTTCAACGCCTCGCTCGACCGCATCCTGCCCATGGTGGGGCCGTTCACCATCTCCGCGCTGGAATCCGAAGCCCCGGCCCGGCGCAACGCCCGGCGCAGCCTGGTGGCGGCGCGGCCCATTGCCGCAGGCACCGTGATCACCCGCGACGACCTGACCTGGAAGCGCCCGGCCCACGGCGTGAGCCCGCGCGAAATCGACGCGGTGCTCGGCAAGCGCGCCCGCGCCGACATTGAGGAAGACACCGTGCTCCAGTGGAGCCATCTGGAATAA
- a CDS encoding NTP transferase domain-containing protein translates to MRTVALIQARLGSTRLPCKTMLSLHGLPVIDWVVRRTRKAQLIDEVVVATSDRPENDVLEYHLSRQGVSVFRGPEDDVLERFRLAGAAHGAEQVVRICADNPLIWGPAIDDLIRFWRSENAAGACDYAYNHIPRGNSYPDGLGAETLSYALLADIAAKATLPAHREHCLSYIWDNPGQYRIRTFDPANPALRRPDLKLDMDTPEDYRALALLDIHPDITPEEIAALFPPKG, encoded by the coding sequence ATGAGAACCGTCGCCCTCATCCAGGCCCGCCTTGGGTCCACCCGCCTGCCCTGCAAGACCATGCTCTCGCTGCACGGCCTGCCCGTCATCGACTGGGTGGTGCGCCGCACCCGCAAGGCGCAGCTCATCGACGAGGTGGTCGTGGCCACTTCCGACCGACCCGAGAACGACGTGCTGGAATACCACCTGTCGCGGCAGGGCGTGTCCGTGTTCCGCGGGCCGGAAGACGACGTGCTGGAACGCTTCCGCCTGGCCGGTGCCGCCCACGGCGCGGAGCAGGTGGTGCGCATCTGCGCCGACAACCCGCTGATCTGGGGACCGGCCATCGACGACCTTATCCGCTTCTGGCGCAGCGAAAACGCCGCCGGGGCCTGCGACTACGCATACAACCACATTCCGCGTGGCAACAGCTACCCCGACGGCCTCGGCGCGGAAACCCTGTCCTACGCGCTGCTGGCCGACATAGCGGCCAAGGCCACCCTGCCCGCCCACCGCGAGCACTGCCTGTCGTACATCTGGGACAACCCCGGCCAGTACCGCATCCGCACCTTCGACCCGGCCAACCCGGCCCTGCGCCGCCCGGACCTGAAGCTGGACATGGATACCCCCGAAGACTACCGCGCCCTCGCACTGCTGGATATCCACCCGGACATCACCCCCGAGGAGATCGCGGCCCTTTTTCCGCCCAAGGGGTAA
- a CDS encoding lipopolysaccharide biosynthesis protein, giving the protein MTQQTLAKRYAFKLLANVASIPVYLTMEAVLPRALGPTGYGNYSFATNMFQQFAGFLDMGTSTCFYNALSRRQQEFGLVSFYVRVAALVLAITMLFSLSAFVPGLGQWLLPDVPAWIVPLAALWAFLSWWGRVLRSMNDALGVTVSSEISRTVLNLASVGALLALFLLGWLNMGTLFAHQYVTLIALAVGYAMVLRGGWPTVSFRMDRETRRAYTREFADYSTPLFVQALASTVFLVAERWLLQTFNGSAQQGFFALSQKVGMACFLFVSAMTPLVMRELSIAWGKGDRTEMGRLMDRFAPLLFTVAGYFSCFTAMEAPAVVRIFGGADYAAAILPVQIMALYPVHQAYGQLAGSVFYATGRTRTMRNMAVTEYILGFGLSWVLLAPADKFGFGLGAMGLAVKTVLVQFLSVNFMLWMSSRIIPLNYLRNVAHQALCLAFLAGAAWACRSLTIATGLGDTQDIVRFFVSGVIYSALVGGAVLAVPQLVGLTRQDLRGLATRALGRFRKSGA; this is encoded by the coding sequence ATGACCCAACAAACCCTTGCCAAGCGATACGCGTTCAAACTGCTGGCGAACGTGGCGTCCATCCCGGTGTACCTGACCATGGAGGCGGTGCTGCCGCGCGCCCTGGGTCCCACGGGGTACGGCAACTACAGCTTTGCCACGAACATGTTCCAGCAGTTCGCGGGGTTCCTGGACATGGGCACCTCCACCTGCTTCTACAACGCGTTGTCGCGGCGGCAGCAGGAATTCGGGCTGGTGTCGTTCTACGTGCGGGTGGCGGCGCTGGTGCTGGCCATCACCATGCTGTTCTCGCTGTCGGCGTTCGTGCCGGGCCTTGGGCAGTGGCTGCTGCCGGACGTGCCCGCGTGGATCGTGCCGCTGGCGGCGTTGTGGGCGTTTCTGTCGTGGTGGGGCCGGGTGCTGCGCTCCATGAACGACGCGCTGGGGGTGACGGTATCCAGCGAAATTTCGCGCACGGTGCTGAACCTGGCCAGCGTGGGGGCGCTGCTGGCGCTGTTCCTGCTGGGCTGGCTGAACATGGGCACGCTGTTCGCGCACCAGTACGTGACGCTGATCGCGCTGGCGGTGGGCTATGCCATGGTGCTGCGCGGGGGCTGGCCCACGGTGAGCTTTCGCATGGACCGGGAAACCCGGCGGGCCTACACGCGGGAATTTGCGGACTACAGCACACCGCTGTTCGTGCAGGCGCTGGCGTCCACCGTCTTTCTGGTGGCGGAACGCTGGCTGCTGCAAACCTTCAACGGCAGCGCGCAGCAGGGGTTCTTTGCCCTGTCGCAAAAGGTGGGCATGGCCTGCTTCCTGTTCGTTTCGGCCATGACGCCGCTGGTCATGCGCGAGTTGTCCATTGCCTGGGGCAAGGGCGACCGGACGGAAATGGGCAGGCTGATGGACCGCTTTGCGCCGCTGCTGTTCACGGTGGCGGGCTATTTTTCGTGCTTCACGGCCATGGAGGCCCCGGCGGTGGTGCGCATCTTTGGCGGGGCGGACTACGCGGCGGCCATCCTGCCGGTGCAGATCATGGCCCTGTACCCGGTGCATCAGGCCTACGGGCAGCTTGCCGGATCGGTGTTCTACGCCACGGGCCGCACCCGCACCATGCGCAACATGGCGGTGACGGAATACATCCTGGGCTTCGGCCTGTCATGGGTGCTGCTGGCCCCGGCGGACAAGTTCGGCTTCGGCCTTGGGGCCATGGGGCTTGCGGTAAAGACGGTGCTGGTCCAGTTCCTGTCGGTCAATTTCATGCTGTGGATGAGTTCGCGCATCATCCCGCTGAACTACCTGCGCAACGTGGCGCATCAGGCGCTGTGCCTGGCCTTTCTGGCCGGGGCGGCGTGGGCCTGCCGCAGCCTGACCATTGCCACGGGGCTGGGGGATACGCAGGACATCGTGCGCTTCTTCGTTTCCGGCGTGATCTATTCCGCACTGGTGGGCGGGGCGGTGCTGGCCGTGCCGCAACTGGTGGGCCTTACCCGGCAGGACCTGCGCGGGCTGGCCACGCGGGCGCTGGGGCGGTTCCGCAAGTCCGGGGCGTAG
- a CDS encoding acyltransferase encodes MGGFITKALRKIREEGLTPRDIVSYGCMAVHRNASCLWGTVRMRLKAALFGVRLGGGCECCGTIILQRWPGSRIELGRGVGIISSSRRCTSATIHAPARLRTFAGSAAILVGDGVTMNGTAITARSRTIRIGKGTMIGPNCVITDSDFHAQWPPETRLTTPACECDRDVTIGDNVWLGMRCIVLKGVTIGDGAIVAAGSVVTRDVPPATLVAGTPARVVRQLP; translated from the coding sequence ATGGGCGGATTCATCACCAAGGCGCTACGCAAGATTCGCGAGGAAGGGCTGACCCCGCGCGACATCGTGTCCTACGGCTGCATGGCCGTGCATCGCAACGCATCCTGCCTGTGGGGCACGGTGCGCATGCGGCTGAAGGCCGCACTGTTCGGCGTGCGGCTGGGCGGCGGCTGCGAGTGCTGCGGCACCATCATCCTGCAACGCTGGCCGGGCAGCCGCATCGAACTGGGGCGCGGGGTGGGCATCATTTCCTCGTCCCGGCGGTGCACATCCGCCACCATCCACGCCCCCGCCCGGCTGCGCACCTTTGCGGGCAGCGCCGCCATTCTTGTCGGCGACGGCGTGACCATGAACGGCACGGCCATCACCGCCCGCTCGCGCACCATCCGCATCGGCAAGGGGACCATGATCGGCCCCAACTGCGTGATCACCGATTCCGACTTCCACGCCCAATGGCCGCCGGAAACGCGCCTGACCACCCCAGCCTGCGAGTGCGACCGCGACGTGACCATAGGCGACAACGTCTGGCTGGGCATGCGCTGCATCGTCCTGAAAGGCGTGACCATCGGCGACGGGGCCATCGTGGCCGCAGGCAGCGTGGTCACCCGCGACGTGCCCCCCGCCACCCTTGTGGCTGGCACGCCCGCCCGCGTGGTGCGGCAGTTGCCGTAG
- the kdsB gene encoding 3-deoxy-manno-octulosonate cytidylyltransferase gives MNIVAIIPARMGSSRFPGKPMADIHGVPMVGHVTFRTAMSPTLTATYVATCDQEIYDYAESAGLKAVMTGDHHVRCTTRTAEALLKIEAATGKRVDIVVMVQGDEPMVTPDMIDAAIAPMLADPAVNVTNLMARMETVEEFEDPNEVKVVVDLNSDALYFSREAVPSRKKGVTDVPMQKQVCIIPFRRDYLLKFNDMQETPLEIIESVDMMRILEHGEKVRMVPTDKRTLSVDTPEDLARVVDMMREDTLRLVYTK, from the coding sequence ATGAACATCGTCGCCATCATCCCCGCCCGCATGGGCTCCAGCCGCTTTCCGGGCAAGCCCATGGCCGACATCCACGGCGTGCCCATGGTGGGCCACGTCACCTTCCGCACGGCCATGAGCCCCACCCTGACCGCCACCTACGTGGCCACCTGCGACCAGGAAATCTACGACTACGCCGAAAGCGCGGGCCTGAAGGCCGTCATGACCGGCGACCACCACGTGCGCTGCACCACCCGAACCGCCGAAGCCCTGCTGAAGATCGAGGCCGCCACCGGCAAGCGCGTGGACATCGTGGTCATGGTGCAAGGCGACGAACCCATGGTCACCCCCGACATGATCGACGCCGCCATCGCCCCCATGCTGGCCGACCCCGCCGTCAACGTCACCAACCTGATGGCCCGCATGGAAACCGTGGAAGAATTCGAAGACCCCAACGAAGTCAAGGTGGTGGTGGACCTGAACTCCGACGCGCTGTACTTCTCGCGCGAGGCGGTGCCCTCTCGCAAGAAGGGCGTCACCGACGTGCCCATGCAGAAGCAGGTGTGCATCATCCCCTTCCGCCGCGACTACCTGCTCAAGTTCAACGACATGCAGGAAACCCCGCTGGAAATCATCGAATCGGTGGACATGATGCGCATTCTCGAACACGGCGAAAAGGTCCGCATGGTGCCCACCGACAAGCGCACCCTCAGCGTGGACACCCCCGAAGACCTCGCCCGCGTGGTGGACATGATGCGCGAAGACACCCTGCGCCTCGTCTACACGAAGTAA
- a CDS encoding LIC12162 family protein produces the protein MTQRRTLVLAVAPDNATPDTHLMAGPWCFHGREDAFPDWDTRFTFGPDPYANGDEVAAAIDEANSYAISRIPDLGLRLGAHHGADLPRDFWDLTLYPWLTLCCQMLHERQRRVQDMIRLWGNEELDVPLLPGDCAFSFEDSHQFILAGAQDQLFNWWVFSRILEPQLPAAWRAVHADPVIRHSGAPAEGGLRGLARRLLYALPFPRIKGFSTLQSLAFSMALLGPRTCEDRTIPLAQLKGRMPVWRFEPDDIILPSIPRALCQQRLPRTVRQRRPRTRVVNVASYHDDAYRMRVALDRAAGARLVFIQHGGNYGHIRESAVVPYYEYRQHAFVTWGWTSHAPFRGNYVPLPHGQLDRIKDSHVDRTGALVFVGAEMSLLSYRLDSRPQSLQWLDYRRDKARFLAALPDHVRASALYRPYFQTMSGLDDGPWVLRRFADVRRCEGSLDEHMLGCRLLVLDHHGTTLELAMASNTPTVLYWNAEHWRVGRETAAALAELAAVGIHHATPDAAAAHICRIWPDVQGWWQSEAVQQARRNWCTQYAMTTPGSINGIWLDALRGL, from the coding sequence ATGACCCAACGCCGCACCCTCGTCCTTGCCGTCGCCCCTGACAACGCCACCCCCGATACCCATCTGATGGCCGGGCCGTGGTGCTTTCACGGGCGCGAGGACGCCTTTCCCGACTGGGATACCCGCTTCACCTTCGGCCCCGACCCGTACGCCAACGGCGACGAGGTGGCCGCCGCCATCGACGAGGCCAACAGCTACGCCATTTCGCGCATCCCCGACCTTGGCCTGCGCCTGGGCGCGCATCACGGGGCCGACCTGCCGCGCGACTTCTGGGATCTGACCCTGTACCCGTGGCTGACCCTGTGCTGCCAGATGCTGCACGAGCGCCAGCGCCGCGTGCAGGACATGATCCGCCTGTGGGGCAACGAGGAACTGGACGTTCCCCTGCTGCCGGGCGACTGCGCCTTTTCCTTCGAGGACAGCCACCAGTTCATCCTTGCGGGCGCGCAGGACCAGTTGTTCAACTGGTGGGTGTTCTCGCGCATTCTGGAACCGCAATTGCCCGCCGCGTGGCGGGCCGTGCATGCCGATCCGGTCATCCGCCATTCCGGCGCCCCCGCAGAAGGCGGCTTGCGCGGTCTTGCGCGGCGGCTGCTGTACGCGCTGCCGTTTCCGCGCATCAAGGGCTTTTCCACCCTGCAATCGCTGGCGTTTTCCATGGCCCTGCTGGGGCCGCGCACCTGCGAGGACCGCACCATCCCCCTGGCCCAGCTCAAGGGGCGGATGCCGGTGTGGCGCTTTGAACCGGACGACATCATTCTGCCGTCCATCCCCCGCGCCCTGTGCCAGCAGCGCCTGCCCCGCACCGTGCGGCAGCGCCGTCCGCGCACCCGTGTGGTCAACGTGGCCTCGTACCACGATGATGCCTACCGCATGCGCGTGGCCCTGGACCGCGCCGCCGGGGCGCGGCTGGTGTTCATCCAGCACGGCGGCAACTACGGCCACATCCGCGAATCCGCCGTGGTGCCCTACTACGAGTACCGTCAGCACGCCTTTGTCACCTGGGGCTGGACCAGCCACGCGCCGTTCCGGGGCAACTACGTGCCCCTGCCGCACGGCCAGCTGGACCGCATCAAGGACAGCCATGTGGACCGCACCGGCGCACTGGTGTTCGTCGGCGCGGAAATGAGCCTGCTCTCGTACCGGCTGGATTCGCGGCCGCAATCGCTGCAATGGCTGGACTACCGCCGCGACAAGGCGCGTTTTCTCGCCGCCCTGCCCGACCATGTGCGCGCATCCGCCCTGTACCGCCCCTATTTCCAGACCATGAGCGGGCTGGACGACGGCCCGTGGGTGCTGCGCCGCTTTGCCGATGTGCGCCGCTGCGAAGGGAGCCTGGACGAGCACATGCTGGGCTGCCGCCTGCTGGTGCTGGACCACCACGGCACCACCCTGGAACTGGCCATGGCTTCCAACACGCCCACCGTGCTGTACTGGAACGCCGAACACTGGCGCGTGGGACGCGAAACCGCCGCCGCCCTGGCCGAACTGGCCGCCGTGGGCATCCACCACGCCACGCCCGACGCCGCCGCCGCGCACATCTGCCGCATCTGGCCCGACGTGCAGGGCTGGTGGCAGAGCGAAGCCGTGCAGCAGGCCCGCCGCAACTGGTGTACCCAGTACGCCATGACCACCCCCGGCAGCATCAACGGCATCTGGCTGGACGCGCTGCGCGGGTTGTAA